One window of Akkermansia biwaensis genomic DNA carries:
- a CDS encoding type IV secretory system conjugative DNA transfer family protein: protein MANKNTDCYGSARWASAHDLAEEGLFTFPNFQHSPDCFINSRIRRDFVEREPANRCMVLGRLVNPEKLVSGIRQGYEASMGSLMSGLFSLISNGHENQLLGWSGDGHIITVAPTRSGKGVGLVVPNLLHYPGSVLVIDPKGENYAITADFRRKMFRQEIICLDPFHVMTEETDSINPLDSLVDYRKPTSTYLTQNPELGDIAANIADAMIVRDAGAKDPHWDDKARTLLRGLILAVICGKGPHRLRHLSEVRELLAQPFHVIGNFILDSMCQDKVAVGGLLSRAGNEILSTGNEELKSIISNALKHTEFLDSGLACKSLGDMNDGGIGTYDLADLKSIGGVSIYMIIPPQYLVRYSRLIRLWITMAMSAMTRSSRKPADGCPVLFMLDEMAQLGSLPMMKQAVSLLAGYGMSIWMVWQDLSQLKALYEHDWPTFLANAKIQQFFGINDHETAKYISEMLGAATITSKSVSHSQSGKFTEFVKNKSESESFSEITRNLLNPDEVRRLNREAVLTFVQGIPPILAERLTYYSDHMFSGKASSNPYFSNNLTRK from the coding sequence ATGGCCAATAAAAATACAGACTGTTACGGGAGTGCCCGATGGGCGAGCGCCCACGATTTGGCAGAGGAAGGCCTGTTTACTTTCCCCAATTTCCAACACTCGCCGGATTGTTTTATCAACAGCCGAATTCGACGGGACTTTGTGGAACGGGAACCAGCCAATCGTTGTATGGTGCTGGGACGTTTGGTCAATCCTGAAAAACTGGTATCCGGCATACGTCAGGGCTATGAGGCTTCCATGGGGTCACTGATGTCCGGTTTGTTCAGCCTGATCAGCAATGGACATGAAAATCAGCTTTTGGGTTGGTCAGGAGATGGTCATATCATTACAGTAGCCCCCACGCGTTCCGGCAAAGGCGTAGGTCTGGTAGTTCCGAATCTGTTGCACTATCCCGGCTCTGTGCTGGTCATTGACCCGAAAGGGGAAAATTACGCCATTACGGCTGACTTCCGCCGCAAAATGTTCCGTCAGGAAATCATTTGTCTGGATCCTTTCCATGTGATGACGGAAGAAACGGACAGCATTAACCCGCTTGACAGCCTTGTCGACTATCGGAAACCAACGTCTACCTATCTCACCCAAAATCCGGAATTGGGCGATATCGCCGCCAATATTGCCGATGCCATGATTGTGCGCGATGCCGGCGCCAAGGATCCGCACTGGGATGACAAGGCTCGCACCCTGCTCAGAGGACTTATTCTTGCTGTTATCTGCGGTAAAGGCCCGCACCGCTTGCGTCATCTGTCCGAAGTACGGGAGTTACTGGCTCAACCTTTCCACGTCATTGGGAATTTCATTCTGGATTCCATGTGTCAGGACAAGGTTGCTGTAGGAGGGTTGCTGAGTCGTGCGGGTAATGAAATTCTCTCTACCGGTAATGAAGAATTAAAGAGCATCATATCCAATGCCCTCAAGCACACGGAATTCCTGGACTCGGGGCTGGCCTGCAAATCTCTGGGGGATATGAATGATGGTGGTATTGGAACGTACGATCTGGCCGATCTCAAAAGCATAGGCGGAGTTTCCATTTATATGATTATTCCTCCGCAGTATCTGGTACGCTACTCGCGCCTTATCCGTCTGTGGATCACGATGGCCATGTCCGCCATGACCAGGAGCAGCCGGAAACCGGCAGACGGATGTCCTGTGCTCTTCATGCTGGACGAAATGGCCCAGCTGGGTTCTTTGCCCATGATGAAGCAGGCGGTGAGTCTGCTGGCCGGATACGGCATGAGCATCTGGATGGTATGGCAGGATCTTTCCCAGCTTAAAGCCCTGTATGAACACGACTGGCCTACCTTTCTGGCAAATGCCAAGATTCAGCAGTTTTTCGGTATTAACGATCACGAAACGGCCAAGTACATCTCCGAAATGCTGGGGGCGGCCACCATAACCAGCAAATCTGTTTCTCACAGTCAAAGCGGCAAGTTTACGGAATTTGTCAAAAATAAGAGTGAAAGCGAATCCTTTTCGGAAATTACACGAAACCTTCTCAATCCGGACGAAGTTCGTCGCCTGAATCGCGAAGCTGTGCTCACTTTCGTCCAGGGTATTCCTCCCATTCTGGCGGAACGCCTTACTTATTACAGCGATCACATGTTCTCTGGAAAAGCTTCCTCCAACCCCTATTTTAGCAACAATCTCACAAGAAAATAA
- a CDS encoding zinc ribbon domain-containing protein produces the protein MKKRNYFEILNLSLDPLETNVDNALARLKQCTAEWSSAPQDDVLRKTWMEAVPEMEKALSNPQSLQKQAEEALKNEQKRVRNFLQNAAVDGQISRAIFRNICNNVQLEIDSVSSLADEQGIVISSQAVDKSCKALSVPPQPANGHPVYLISASRDIQKLKCCLEAAGKASIYEYLNCKNSLSPEQLLKINSDKSREPNKGGSANNPVNTIKVEITTIGAKYFKNEESKKRYDYAWRGQEICERVFAAFPNYVEGSPGTISPIYYTRLYDTLCAEGLDSTDAQWLVYRRCCQGKDKVPFPWQEQFTECPKCKSRNEANSSRCSQCGELFRIMCPKCGKFIQASSSKCHCGTRFDAARKVYESLEKCGNSLRGSSKELDTAQKEIQGILRSFPDYVPARKLLDELGKAKTVKLLDTLEPPSIKSVRASGKALEIVWIKARHQGNELDRLPDANGTPINYMLRRKRNGIPVGPDDGEALGGSAASPCTDKLAKPGVEYGYAVFAVVNKRILKGLAGGKGMVLPEADFHVSMGDGRARLTWCALPAGWSAALIRKEGGEPESINDGTRLPVDGGSNSFHDTGLTNGRQYGYLLVLRGSGHELTARASGTPQLPPPILEPDQWNYKCLGTDIHIHWELPSGADEVRWMISDKMPIAPGSIVTANRFKTVGETDKGAQVTILREINLCGKFLIPLVIKGDTALICTGRHGGLQNLRLRRNPGRIYLQWTWPEGCSEVTVAYGNKSFAENPDDLNVNEIRTCKRNGFEQAHELIIPVMEDKDYYFSVFMQVGSMSSSSWSAPRNVYSPAPGGGNRVNCRIAKRGQGWVFEVKSKKGIPAMEIRCARRVFPLSRQDGKKALAVEASGQSRVSVPIPDNMVAAGNCFMPFVSGDSHYDLIFNRKSLSME, from the coding sequence ATGAAAAAAAGAAATTACTTTGAAATCCTGAATTTATCCCTCGATCCTCTGGAGACCAATGTTGACAACGCATTGGCCAGGCTCAAGCAATGCACTGCCGAGTGGAGCAGCGCCCCTCAGGATGATGTTTTGAGGAAGACATGGATGGAAGCCGTTCCCGAGATGGAAAAGGCTCTTTCAAATCCTCAATCTCTTCAAAAGCAGGCAGAGGAAGCCCTGAAGAATGAACAAAAACGAGTCAGAAATTTCCTGCAAAACGCCGCTGTCGACGGTCAGATTTCCAGGGCAATCTTCCGGAACATCTGCAATAATGTACAGCTGGAAATAGATTCGGTTTCCTCTCTTGCCGATGAACAGGGCATTGTCATCAGCAGTCAGGCGGTTGACAAATCATGTAAAGCTCTCAGTGTCCCTCCCCAACCGGCAAATGGCCATCCCGTATACCTGATTTCTGCGTCTCGCGATATTCAGAAATTGAAATGTTGCCTGGAAGCTGCGGGAAAAGCCAGTATTTATGAGTATCTGAATTGCAAGAATTCTCTTTCGCCCGAGCAACTGCTCAAAATCAATTCGGATAAGAGTAGAGAACCCAACAAGGGCGGATCCGCCAATAATCCGGTCAATACCATTAAGGTAGAGATTACGACTATTGGCGCCAAATACTTCAAGAACGAAGAATCAAAGAAACGTTACGATTACGCATGGCGGGGGCAGGAAATTTGCGAACGTGTGTTTGCTGCCTTTCCAAACTATGTGGAGGGTTCACCCGGTACCATATCACCCATATACTACACCAGGTTATACGATACCCTATGCGCCGAGGGGCTGGATTCCACAGACGCGCAGTGGCTGGTATACCGCCGGTGCTGTCAGGGCAAGGACAAGGTTCCTTTCCCGTGGCAGGAACAATTCACGGAGTGCCCGAAGTGCAAGTCCAGAAATGAAGCCAACAGCAGCCGATGTTCTCAATGCGGTGAATTATTTCGTATCATGTGCCCGAAATGCGGAAAGTTCATTCAGGCATCAAGCTCGAAATGTCATTGCGGTACCCGCTTTGATGCTGCCCGGAAAGTGTATGAAAGTCTGGAAAAATGCGGGAATAGTCTCAGGGGAAGCAGTAAAGAACTGGATACGGCTCAGAAAGAAATACAAGGGATTCTGCGTTCCTTCCCGGATTATGTGCCGGCCCGCAAGCTTCTGGATGAACTGGGAAAAGCCAAAACAGTCAAATTGCTGGATACGCTGGAACCTCCGTCCATCAAGAGTGTGCGGGCATCAGGAAAAGCGCTGGAAATCGTCTGGATCAAGGCTCGCCATCAAGGAAATGAACTTGACCGCCTGCCGGATGCCAACGGTACTCCGATCAATTACATGCTGCGTCGCAAACGCAATGGGATTCCCGTTGGTCCGGATGATGGGGAAGCGCTTGGCGGCAGCGCGGCCTCCCCTTGTACGGACAAGCTGGCAAAACCTGGCGTGGAATATGGCTATGCCGTTTTTGCCGTAGTGAACAAGCGCATTCTGAAGGGCCTCGCGGGCGGCAAGGGCATGGTGCTGCCGGAGGCGGATTTTCATGTTTCCATGGGGGATGGCAGAGCCCGGCTCACATGGTGCGCATTACCGGCAGGATGGTCTGCCGCTCTCATCCGAAAAGAAGGGGGAGAACCTGAATCCATCAATGATGGCACACGCCTGCCGGTCGATGGAGGCAGTAACAGTTTTCATGATACCGGATTGACCAATGGCCGGCAGTACGGATATCTGCTGGTATTGCGTGGCAGCGGACATGAATTAACCGCCCGTGCTTCCGGCACGCCTCAACTTCCCCCGCCGATACTGGAGCCTGACCAGTGGAATTACAAATGTTTGGGAACGGATATCCATATTCATTGGGAACTGCCTTCCGGCGCTGATGAAGTGCGCTGGATGATCTCCGACAAAATGCCGATTGCCCCAGGCAGCATAGTAACAGCCAATCGTTTCAAAACAGTCGGAGAAACCGACAAGGGTGCCCAGGTTACCATACTTCGCGAAATCAATCTCTGCGGAAAGTTCCTCATTCCTCTGGTAATCAAGGGCGATACCGCTCTCATATGCACAGGTCGGCACGGCGGATTGCAAAATCTTCGCCTGCGCAGAAATCCAGGCCGAATATACCTCCAATGGACCTGGCCGGAAGGCTGCAGCGAAGTGACCGTGGCCTATGGAAACAAATCATTCGCGGAGAATCCGGATGATTTGAATGTCAATGAGATACGTACTTGCAAACGCAACGGCTTCGAACAGGCACATGAGCTCATTATTCCCGTCATGGAAGACAAGGATTATTATTTTTCCGTTTTCATGCAAGTGGGGAGTATGTCCTCTTCAAGCTGGTCTGCCCCGCGCAACGTGTATTCTCCCGCTCCGGGCGGAGGGAACAGGGTGAACTGCCGAATAGCTAAACGTGGTCAAGGGTGGGTATTTGAAGTAAAAAGCAAAAAAGGCATTCCTGCCATGGAGATACGGTGCGCTCGTCGCGTATTTCCTCTTTCCAGACAGGATGGGAAGAAAGCTCTGGCAGTTGAGGCCTCCGGACAATCCCGGGTATCAGTCCCTATTCCGGATAACATGGTTGCAGCTGGTAATTGCTTCATGCCCTTTGTATCTGGAGACTCTCACTACGATTTGATTTTCAATCGCAAATCTCTTTCCATGGAATAA
- a CDS encoding Hsp70 family protein, protein MSENTKIKVYGIDLGTTYSAISHVGDSGNVEIINNPDGGSITASAVFFEDGGIVVGEGAKESAYTDPDNFVHLIKREMGTTWRKTFLDKEHSPESISSLILKYMVKGAEMSGHEVKDVVITCPAYFNEAERMATKAAGELAKLNVLAVVDEPIAAAISYGMGIAGNDQGETLETRQIIVYDLGGGTFDVTVVEISPRGVKVICSDGDHKLGGADWDAALRDLLLEKLLIENPEAGDLMADSETRAALITTVEKTKMSLSQKETATARITCCDGSKSKVSVTREEFNEATQPLLNRTIEFTDAMIAMAREKTGVEKIDEFLLVGGSTYMPQVMEMVNSRYKDTLRVEPKLYEPNHAVSKGAALYGNNKAIRDLYEKVLKDLKEANPDTPTGKLEDEANKKVADEFSLAPETIDTAVNTEMITVASKSIGIRVKNKEGIFVCYNLIEKQNEVPCNNTQTFPVSAANAATLPLIVYSNNIVGKQADLDCCLELGKATMELTPGLPAGAPIEVTFALDPEGRLELTARDVTNDKKIVVPFQVEGVLSEEERKKLEEVVADLEMAD, encoded by the coding sequence ATGAGCGAAAACACTAAAATCAAAGTATACGGTATCGATCTGGGTACCACGTATTCCGCCATTTCCCATGTGGGCGACAGCGGCAATGTTGAAATCATCAATAACCCGGACGGCGGTTCCATTACAGCTTCCGCCGTCTTCTTTGAAGATGGCGGTATTGTTGTCGGGGAAGGGGCCAAGGAATCCGCCTATACCGATCCGGATAACTTTGTCCACTTGATCAAGCGTGAAATGGGAACAACCTGGCGTAAAACTTTCCTGGATAAGGAACATTCTCCCGAATCCATTTCTTCCCTCATTCTTAAATACATGGTGAAAGGAGCCGAGATGAGCGGCCATGAAGTAAAGGATGTCGTCATCACGTGCCCTGCCTATTTCAATGAAGCCGAACGCATGGCCACGAAAGCAGCCGGCGAACTGGCAAAACTCAATGTACTGGCCGTTGTGGACGAGCCCATTGCCGCAGCTATTTCCTACGGAATGGGGATAGCCGGAAACGATCAGGGAGAAACACTGGAGACAAGGCAGATCATCGTCTATGACTTGGGCGGCGGTACGTTCGACGTGACCGTCGTGGAGATTTCTCCCAGGGGAGTAAAGGTCATTTGCTCCGATGGAGATCACAAGCTGGGGGGGGCTGACTGGGATGCCGCTCTGCGTGACCTGTTGCTCGAAAAACTTCTCATTGAAAACCCCGAAGCAGGCGACCTGATGGCCGACTCGGAAACCAGGGCTGCCTTGATCACGACAGTGGAAAAGACAAAAATGAGTCTCAGCCAGAAAGAAACAGCTACCGCCCGCATTACCTGCTGCGACGGCAGCAAGAGCAAGGTGAGTGTGACTCGGGAGGAATTCAATGAAGCGACTCAGCCTCTGCTTAACCGTACGATAGAATTCACGGATGCCATGATTGCCATGGCTCGTGAAAAAACAGGTGTGGAAAAAATAGATGAATTCCTGCTGGTCGGAGGTTCTACTTATATGCCGCAGGTGATGGAGATGGTTAATAGCCGCTACAAGGACACGTTGAGGGTAGAGCCCAAACTGTATGAGCCCAATCATGCTGTTTCCAAGGGCGCTGCCCTCTATGGGAATAATAAAGCTATCAGGGATCTTTATGAAAAGGTTCTTAAAGATCTGAAAGAAGCAAATCCCGATACCCCGACAGGAAAACTCGAAGACGAGGCAAATAAGAAAGTTGCAGACGAATTTTCGTTGGCACCTGAAACGATTGATACTGCGGTTAACACCGAGATGATTACGGTGGCTTCCAAAAGTATCGGTATTCGGGTGAAGAACAAGGAAGGTATATTTGTCTGTTACAACCTGATCGAAAAACAGAATGAAGTTCCTTGCAACAATACTCAAACTTTCCCTGTTTCTGCCGCTAATGCAGCCACTCTGCCTCTCATCGTCTATTCCAATAACATTGTGGGAAAACAAGCGGATCTGGACTGTTGCCTGGAACTTGGCAAAGCAACCATGGAATTGACTCCCGGCTTGCCCGCAGGAGCTCCTATTGAAGTAACATTCGCGCTGGATCCTGAAGGCCGGCTCGAATTGACTGCCCGGGATGTTACCAATGACAAAAAAATTGTTGTGCCCTTCCAGGTAGAAGGAGTCCTCAGTGAAGAAGAACGGAAAAAGCTGGAGGAAGTTGTAGCCGATCTGGAGATGGCCGATTAA
- a CDS encoding Hsp70 family protein: MNRIAVGIDLGTTYSCVAYVGRDGRPQVLLNSEGERTTPSVVWFDDDRIVVGDEAKQEASMSPGEVCTFIKREMGSENYRFSCSKGSYRPEQVSACILRKLVNDASERLGQEIQDVVITCPAYFSHQEREATKAAGEIAGLNVLEILNEPTAAAMAYGLTQNHHAEERNILVYDLGGGTFDVTIINVSPKGLNVVCTDGNHLLGGKNWDEVMQGMLVDRLQMSSESAIDLLSDPAASQDMQLLAEKAKKTLTSRTEAQVSYKFEGEKLYAHITREEFDSETESLLQSTIRGTKRALDIARGKGVNRIDEIILVGGSTYMPQVSAAVERELGITPISYDPDESVAKGAAISALAHLMREQIGDGFTLETDDTGEFTLETEGKLQELADDSGFTLEAVSNILTPCSNVCSRSFGQILLRHSDRVSRIYNLIYRNTNLPVEANMPSYTVEDNQNTVHIQVVDNLVEYPATPEEERILDREGIDPNDARLIWEGNLPIQPGLPAESPIETVFKLDESGLLTIFSRDPASGQEIKGEVQTACTIPAEQLNAMRKELERATIE, encoded by the coding sequence ATGAACAGGATAGCCGTGGGAATTGATCTGGGCACAACATACAGCTGTGTGGCATATGTAGGCAGGGATGGCCGTCCCCAGGTTTTGCTGAACAGTGAAGGTGAACGCACGACGCCTTCCGTTGTCTGGTTCGATGATGATCGAATTGTCGTAGGCGATGAAGCCAAGCAGGAGGCTTCCATGAGTCCCGGCGAAGTGTGTACCTTCATTAAACGCGAAATGGGTTCGGAGAACTACCGCTTTTCCTGTTCAAAGGGTTCGTACAGGCCGGAGCAGGTCTCGGCCTGCATTCTGCGTAAACTGGTGAATGATGCATCCGAGCGTCTGGGGCAGGAAATTCAGGATGTGGTTATTACCTGTCCGGCCTACTTTTCCCATCAGGAGCGCGAAGCCACCAAGGCGGCCGGGGAGATTGCCGGCCTCAATGTTCTGGAAATACTCAATGAGCCCACTGCCGCCGCCATGGCCTATGGACTCACCCAAAATCACCATGCCGAAGAACGCAATATCCTGGTCTACGATTTGGGTGGAGGAACCTTCGACGTGACCATTATTAATGTTTCCCCCAAGGGACTGAATGTAGTCTGTACCGATGGCAATCATCTCTTGGGTGGAAAAAACTGGGATGAAGTCATGCAAGGAATGCTGGTGGACCGTTTGCAGATGTCGTCGGAAAGCGCAATCGACCTCTTGTCTGACCCTGCCGCCAGTCAGGATATGCAGTTATTAGCTGAAAAGGCTAAGAAAACACTTACATCTCGTACAGAGGCACAGGTTTCCTATAAATTCGAAGGCGAAAAACTATACGCCCACATCACACGTGAAGAATTTGATTCAGAGACGGAATCCCTTCTTCAAAGTACAATCAGAGGAACGAAACGCGCTCTGGATATTGCCCGGGGAAAGGGAGTAAACAGAATCGATGAAATCATTCTGGTGGGAGGCAGTACCTACATGCCTCAGGTTTCCGCTGCAGTTGAAAGAGAATTGGGGATTACTCCCATTTCCTATGATCCGGACGAATCGGTAGCCAAGGGAGCAGCTATCTCCGCACTGGCCCATCTGATGCGCGAACAGATTGGAGATGGATTCACTCTGGAAACAGACGATACCGGTGAATTTACGCTGGAAACGGAAGGGAAGCTTCAGGAGTTGGCGGATGACAGCGGATTTACCCTGGAAGCGGTCAGCAACATACTAACCCCATGTTCCAACGTATGCAGTCGCAGCTTCGGTCAAATTTTGCTCCGTCACTCCGATAGGGTGTCGCGTATTTATAATCTCATTTACCGCAATACCAACCTGCCGGTCGAAGCAAACATGCCCAGTTATACTGTTGAAGACAATCAAAATACCGTACATATACAAGTAGTGGATAATCTGGTGGAATATCCAGCCACACCCGAAGAAGAGAGAATACTCGATAGAGAAGGAATCGATCCCAACGACGCTCGTCTCATCTGGGAAGGAAATCTGCCTATTCAACCGGGACTCCCGGCTGAGTCTCCCATAGAAACCGTTTTCAAGCTGGATGAAAGCGGGCTACTCACTATCTTCTCACGGGATCCAGCCTCCGGTCAGGAAATCAAAGGAGAAGTTCAGACGGCCTGTACAATTCCGGCGGAACAGCTGAACGCCATGAGGAAAGAGTTGGAGCGAGCTACCATCGAATAA
- the grpE gene encoding nucleotide exchange factor GrpE has protein sequence MAVTKYSRLIPHLSFPLPQFTHTTIMTNQNNPEDCISECIFESAEENIIIENSGMEGSSVSETAPEQENQPESPQEMEPEEGPVSEVELRQKFTPESKTGSDVEVESSPESAPVAVPEEIASDIHSETSPELESSPKAAPDSSPQSVIEEPTSHQATADLTPILNVLTTLQTQISSLREEFNSKMRYDASKKEIIDRQYQELDAYHREIHEKLNKAIVMDLIAEIDGAERSAEHYRALEATPENYAKLQKLVLAHAEDLRDLLENNDIDSFRTEAGAAFNHKRHSVLKTVATDDPSLAKTIQASLRWGFEKDGKVIRPEKVAVYVLATE, from the coding sequence ATGGCTGTTACAAAATATTCCCGCCTGATCCCGCACTTATCTTTCCCTCTCCCTCAATTCACACACACCACCATCATGACTAACCAGAATAATCCAGAAGACTGCATCAGCGAATGCATATTTGAATCAGCTGAAGAAAATATCATAATAGAAAATTCCGGTATGGAAGGTTCTTCCGTTTCGGAAACCGCTCCGGAGCAGGAGAATCAACCGGAATCTCCACAGGAAATGGAGCCGGAAGAAGGCCCCGTCTCCGAAGTCGAGCTGCGGCAGAAATTCACACCGGAGAGCAAAACCGGATCAGATGTTGAAGTGGAATCCTCACCGGAGTCTGCTCCTGTAGCCGTGCCGGAGGAAATTGCGTCAGATATTCATTCGGAGACAAGCCCTGAATTGGAATCCTCTCCGAAAGCTGCCCCGGATTCTTCTCCTCAGTCCGTCATTGAAGAGCCGACTTCTCACCAGGCGACAGCTGACCTGACTCCGATACTGAATGTCCTGACTACCCTGCAAACGCAAATATCCAGTCTCCGGGAAGAGTTCAACAGCAAAATGCGCTATGACGCCTCCAAAAAAGAAATCATTGACAGGCAATATCAGGAACTCGATGCCTACCACCGTGAAATACATGAAAAACTCAACAAGGCTATCGTGATGGATCTTATTGCTGAGATCGACGGTGCGGAACGAAGCGCCGAACATTACAGAGCTCTGGAAGCCACCCCGGAAAACTATGCCAAACTCCAGAAACTGGTCCTGGCCCATGCCGAAGACCTGCGCGATCTGCTCGAAAACAACGACATCGATTCCTTTCGCACCGAAGCAGGGGCCGCTTTCAATCATAAACGCCACAGCGTACTCAAGACCGTTGCAACCGACGATCCTTCCCTGGCCAAAACCATTCAGGCCTCTTTGCGCTGGGGATTCGAAAAAGACGGAAAAGTCATCCGCCCCGAAAAAGTAGCCGTCTACGTACTGGCAACGGAATAA
- a CDS encoding tyrosine-type recombinase/integrase, with protein MNEELTENLIAKELLKKVDLTQCDLARLILEAIENLGNLARGLNRVELIVLLRNTLQKGVSVVKSASHTVTLEVAAWASVDARKDLRPSSKRDLRHFIRRILRVEGVAQLPLRSMTPVQCKKILEKAFGSSPSSYTKGRVILHSIFTYGIRQEWCDVNPVVRIEVPKIKERYIKPLSLEDVEKLKEAATHPEFRNMRFSLNLMLYAGIRPTEVSRLQKTDFQWDERLVIVRSTISKTGGGRAVSLRGIHNIRKKDRYIPRNWKHKWKALRRAAGFQSNWVPDICRHTFASYHAAYFRNLSELQMEMGHRDTSLLRSRYMAPVLRKDAAAFWREAK; from the coding sequence ATGAATGAAGAACTCACTGAAAATCTCATTGCAAAAGAATTACTGAAGAAGGTTGACCTTACACAGTGCGATTTGGCTCGTCTTATACTAGAAGCTATTGAAAATCTCGGTAATTTGGCTCGGGGGCTCAACCGGGTAGAACTGATTGTTCTTCTGCGCAACACGTTGCAAAAAGGAGTGTCCGTTGTAAAATCTGCCTCTCATACAGTCACTTTGGAAGTAGCAGCCTGGGCAAGTGTCGATGCCCGGAAGGATCTGAGACCGTCATCGAAAAGAGATTTGCGCCATTTCATTCGTCGGATTCTACGTGTCGAGGGCGTTGCCCAATTGCCTTTGCGTTCCATGACTCCTGTTCAATGCAAGAAGATTTTAGAGAAGGCATTCGGTTCAAGTCCAAGCAGTTATACGAAGGGGCGCGTTATTCTTCACAGCATATTTACTTACGGCATTCGCCAGGAATGGTGTGATGTAAACCCGGTAGTCCGCATTGAAGTGCCCAAGATAAAAGAAAGATACATTAAGCCGCTTTCCCTGGAGGATGTGGAAAAACTGAAGGAAGCTGCTACACACCCCGAATTCAGGAATATGCGTTTTTCCTTGAATTTGATGCTTTACGCCGGAATCAGACCGACTGAGGTAAGCCGTTTGCAGAAAACTGACTTCCAGTGGGATGAGCGTCTGGTAATCGTGCGGTCTACCATCAGTAAGACTGGCGGCGGCAGAGCCGTATCTCTAAGAGGGATTCACAATATCAGGAAGAAAGACCGTTATATTCCTCGAAATTGGAAACACAAATGGAAAGCTTTGCGCAGAGCTGCCGGTTTCCAGAGTAACTGGGTGCCCGATATTTGTCGCCACACGTTTGCGAGTTATCATGCTGCTTATTTCCGAAACCTGTCGGAGTTACAAATGGAAATGGGACACCGTGACACCTCATTACTGAGGAGCCGCTATATGGCTCCTGTTCTGCGAAAAGATGCTGCTGCGTTCTGGCGAGAAGCTAAATAG
- a CDS encoding glycine zipper domain-containing protein, whose product MNNKHYFKNAFVLLMEAGVLTFGLGSCANMSDTTKTYAQATGIGAAGGAGVGALAGQAIGGDTKSTVIGAAIGGSIGAIAGWFWGDYVVQQKKEYASVEEQIRHSNQVMDKLIAQTKSRNAELAQSIANLKKEKRNLASSDVKTKSQKMTREVDKRISILNEEVTLARKAADNASGNQKIALRGKISTLSHEINSLAKHKKALSTLSA is encoded by the coding sequence ATGAATAACAAACATTACTTCAAGAACGCATTCGTATTACTCATGGAAGCCGGCGTACTAACCTTCGGTCTGGGTTCCTGTGCCAACATGTCAGATACAACAAAGACGTATGCTCAGGCTACGGGAATAGGAGCAGCTGGTGGAGCTGGTGTGGGAGCTCTGGCGGGTCAGGCTATAGGAGGTGATACTAAATCTACTGTTATCGGAGCTGCCATTGGGGGGAGCATTGGCGCAATCGCCGGCTGGTTCTGGGGGGATTACGTTGTCCAGCAGAAAAAAGAATACGCCAGTGTAGAAGAACAGATCAGACACAGCAATCAGGTTATGGACAAGCTCATTGCACAGACGAAATCCAGAAACGCGGAATTGGCTCAGTCTATTGCCAATCTGAAAAAAGAAAAAAGGAATCTCGCCTCTTCCGACGTCAAAACAAAATCACAAAAAATGACGAGGGAAGTCGATAAGCGCATTTCTATTCTCAATGAAGAAGTAACCCTGGCGCGAAAAGCAGCCGATAATGCTTCCGGCAATCAGAAAATCGCTCTGCGAGGCAAGATCAGCACGCTCAGTCATGAAATCAATTCTCTGGCAAAACACAAGAAAGCCCTTTCTACCCTTTCTGCATAA